In Citrus sinensis cultivar Valencia sweet orange chromosome 2, DVS_A1.0, whole genome shotgun sequence, a single genomic region encodes these proteins:
- the LOC102626937 gene encoding APO protein 1, chloroplastic, with protein sequence MLQTVPPVTSSLWNSNPSQRVGQKGPMEFKSPQLSSISPHNLLLKFRCEHLQNAESMSSRTFLCASRRPLQDLSFKKQKAYPQNVDLPTLPPKKKKKPYPIPIEKIRQVAKKDKRLAEMGIEKPLEPPKNGILVPDLIHVAYEVIDAWKLLIKGLAQLLHVIPVYGCSECSEVHVAHSGHHIQNCQGATAAKRRSFHSWVRGSINDILLPVESYHLYDPFGRRIKHESRFDYDRIPAVVELCIQAGVDIPEYPSRRRTKPIRMLGKKVIDRGGFVEEPRPWRSRGSSALSDLDTDGACGRLPPPSLADVPRIAQETMDAYEVVRSGVTKLMRKYSVKACGYCPEVHIGPWGHNVKLCGAFKHQWRDGKHGWQDAVVDEVFPPNYVWHVQDPKGPPLRSALKRYYGKAPAVVEVCMQAGAQVPEQYKPTMRLDIIVPESEEVDLVA encoded by the exons ATGCTCCAGACAGTACCACCAGTCACGTCTTCTTTATGGAATTCAAATCCATCTCAAAGGG TTGGTCAGAAAGGACCTATGGAGTTTAAGAGTCCTCAACTGTCAAGTATAAGCCCACACAATCTTCTGCTGAAG TTTAGGTGCGAACACCTTCAGAATGCTGAGTCAATGAGTTCCAGGACCTTCCTTTGTGCCAGTAGGAGACCCCTTCAAGACTTGTCcttcaagaaacaaaaagcatATCCCCAAAATGTGGATCTTCCTACTCTACCacccaagaagaagaagaagcctTATCCCATTCCAATAGAGAAGATAAGGCAGGTTGCAAAGAAGGATAAAAGACTTGCAGAAATGGGTATAGAGAAGCCTCTGGAGCCTCCAAAAAATGGAATACTTGTTCCTGATCTGATCCATGTTGCTTATGAAGTAATAGATGCGTGGAAACTTCTGATCAAAGGCCTTGCACAGCTCTTGCATGTTATTCCTGTGTATGGTTGTAG TGAGTGCTCAGAGGTTCATGTGGCACACAGCGGTCACCATATTCAAAACTGCCAAGGTGCAACTGCTGCTAAGCGCCGAAGCTTTCACTCATGGGTCAGGGGTTCCATCAATGACATACTTCTCCCTGTTGAGTCATATCACCTTTATGACCCCTTTGGTCGTCGCATTAAACATGAGTCCCGATTTGACTATGACAGGATTCCAGCTGTTGTAGAGCTATGCATCCAAGCCGGTGTAGACATACCAGAATACCCTTCACGGAGAAGGACCAAACCTATCCGGATGCTTGGAAAGAAAGTTATTGACCGTGGTGGATTTGTTGAGGAGCCAAGGCCATGGCGTTCTAGAGGTTCTTCTGCACTTTCTGATCTCGACACGGATGGTGCCTGTGGGCGATTACCACCTCCTTCATTGGCAGATGTTCCCAGGATAGCTCAAGAGACAATGGATGCATATGAAGTAGTGAGATCAGGCGTGACAAAGTTGATGCGGAAATATTCTGTGAAAGCATGTGGTTACTGCCCAGAGGTTCACATTGGACCATGGGGTCACAATGTTAAGCTATGTGGTGCATTTAAGCACCAATGGAGAGATGGAAAGCATGGTTGGCAGGATGCGGTCGTAGATGAAGTATTCCCACCAAATTATGTGTGGCACGTTCAAGACCCAAAGGGACCTCCATTGAGGAGTGCTCTGAAGAGGTATTATGGGAAGGCACCTGCTGTGGTTGAAGTGTGCATGCAGGCAGGTGCACAGGTTCCTGAACAATACAAGCCTACGATGAGGCTTGACATAATAGTCCCTGAAAGTGAAGAGGTAGATTTAGTTGCGTAA
- the LOC107175442 gene encoding pectinesterase inhibitor, producing MGSSRLLMLYGVLSLMAVVSSSMGTNNEYEYAAAGSAPSPSGGAADGNRKVTEIVDKVCKKTSNYKNCVDTLYSDPRTTDADRYTLAYVSFGLAYANAVQTRDRIADELLLHKNDSDSRHEILQNLRICERDYNKAVKFLESALNDLNSETFFTLPSYANHTARLADDCQAHYPTFTSASLNSICQICTLVIASLYSGGASP from the coding sequence atggGGAGCAGCAGGTTGTTGATGCTTTATGGCGTTCTCTCATTGATGGCGGTAGTATCGTCGTCCATGGGCACCAATAATGAATACGAATATGCAGCAGCAGGTTCTGCTCCAAGTCCAAGTGGAGGTGCTGCAGATGGTAATAGAAAAGTAACGGAGATAGTTGATAAGGTGTGCAAGAAAACATCAAACTACAAAAACTGTGTGGACACACTGTACAGCGATCCAAGAACAACGGATGCTGATAGGTACACGCTGGCTTATGTTTCATTCGGATTGGCTTATGCGAATGCTGTCCAGACCCGAGACAGAATAGCTGATGAACTCCTCCTCCACAAGAACGACAGCGATAGCAGGCATGAGATTCTCCAGAATCTCCGAATATGTGAACGAGATTACAACAAGGCTGTTAAGTTCCTTGAATCCGCCTTGAATGACTTGAACTCTGAGACGTTTTTCACCTTGCCGAGTTACGCTAATCACACTGCTCGTCTTGCTGATGATTGTCAAGCTCATTATCCCACCTTCACTTCCGCTTCTCTCAACTCTATCTGTCAAATATGTACCCTCGTCATCGCTAGCTTATACAGTGGAGGAGCTAGCCCCTAA